One genomic segment of Desulfovibrio oxyclinae DSM 11498 includes these proteins:
- the dut gene encoding dUTP diphosphatase has protein sequence MQPPKVPVKIKFLHSVWKEHDLSYATEHSVGLDLRACIDEQEVEIAPGERYAVPTGVAIEVGEPGIAGFIYSRSGLGAKEGLTVAQGVGVIDPDYRGEIKVFLLNTSSEKRRIRRGQRIAQLVFQKCWQGDIVITESLGETVRGAGGFGHSGTV, from the coding sequence ATGCAACCACCCAAGGTACCCGTTAAAATCAAGTTCCTCCATAGTGTATGGAAGGAGCACGACCTCAGTTATGCCACGGAGCATTCGGTGGGGCTGGATCTGCGAGCCTGTATTGATGAGCAGGAAGTGGAAATTGCTCCGGGTGAACGCTATGCCGTACCTACCGGTGTGGCCATTGAGGTCGGCGAGCCCGGCATCGCAGGCTTCATTTACTCCCGTAGCGGGCTCGGTGCCAAAGAGGGACTGACCGTTGCCCAGGGAGTCGGCGTCATCGACCCCGACTATCGCGGTGAAATCAAGGTTTTCCTTCTCAATACTTCCAGTGAAAAACGACGAATCCGACGCGGACAGCGCATCGCACAGCTGGTTTTCCAGAAGTGCTGGCAGGGTGATATCGTCATCACCGAATCCCTCGGCGAAACCGTTCGCGGCGCTGGCGGATTCGGTCACTCAGGAACCGTATAG
- the folE2 gene encoding GTP cyclohydrolase FolE2: MQDVQKDPANIAMPIDRVGVKGLRMPLVVRHREKGIRHTVAKVDLSVDLPAHFKGTHMSRFVEALEGYEEMDYNSFKKLLQDIAKRLEAERAHCRFVFPYFLRQTSPSSGASGLMDYKCQVDGELKDGKMTFTLGADVPVMTVCPCSKAISDEGAHSQRAVVRIRCRFKGFLWLEDIIAIAEQSASSRVYSVLKRQDEKYVTEDAFANPCFVEDVVRNCAQGLDKHEQIEWFKVEVESFESIHNHSAFAMIESV, from the coding sequence ATGCAGGACGTGCAGAAAGATCCGGCGAACATCGCCATGCCCATCGACCGCGTGGGCGTCAAAGGCCTCAGGATGCCCCTTGTGGTCAGGCACCGCGAAAAGGGAATCCGTCACACCGTGGCCAAAGTGGATTTGTCCGTGGATTTGCCCGCACACTTCAAAGGCACTCACATGAGTCGTTTTGTGGAGGCTCTCGAAGGCTACGAGGAGATGGACTACAACTCCTTCAAGAAGCTGCTTCAGGACATAGCCAAACGGCTGGAAGCCGAACGCGCCCATTGCCGCTTCGTCTTCCCCTATTTTCTGCGGCAGACCTCCCCGAGCAGCGGCGCCAGCGGACTCATGGACTACAAATGCCAGGTGGACGGAGAGCTCAAGGACGGCAAGATGACCTTCACCCTCGGCGCCGACGTGCCCGTCATGACCGTCTGCCCGTGCTCCAAGGCCATCTCCGACGAAGGCGCACACAGCCAGCGCGCCGTGGTGCGCATCCGCTGTCGCTTCAAAGGGTTCCTCTGGCTTGAAGATATCATCGCCATCGCCGAGCAGTCAGCCTCATCAAGAGTCTATTCGGTACTCAAGCGGCAGGATGAAAAATACGTTACCGAAGATGCCTTTGCCAACCCCTGCTTCGTTGAGGACGTCGTCCGAAACTGCGCGCAGGGTCTCGACAAGCACGAACAGATCGAGTGGTTCAAGGTCGAAGTGGAAAGCTTTGAATCCATTCACAATCATTCCGCTTTCGCCATGATCGAGAGTGTATAG
- the gcvPA gene encoding aminomethyl-transferring glycine dehydrogenase subunit GcvPA, translating to MPYVPHTPDEVREMLDVIGAGSIEELFAEIPEDLRPKSFDLPEGLSEMDVLMRLEAMAARNATDKASFLGAGFYDHYIPATVDALTMRGEFYTAYTPYQPEASQGTLQAIFEYQTAVSRLMGMECSNASVYDGGTALYEALMMAVRKTKRRKVVVSEALNPIYRVMLDSYTSNLNLEFVSVPHKDGMTDIEGIKAAIDKETAAVMVQNPNFFGSVNDFTELFKTAAEQKAVSIISSYPVLQTLLKTPGEMGADIAVAEGQSLGMPLSFGGPYLGIMTCTKKMVRQMPGRIVGRTKDTEDRTGYVLTLQAREQHIRRQKATSNICSNQSLCALRALAHICSLGEQGLRRAARLSIERAHQLADRLTAIEGVEMLTKGAFGNEFAVTLPVPAFDLIGNMLEKGFVPGFPLGRYYEGLENGLLLACTEKTTEEQIGVFVEMMKGALK from the coding sequence ATGCCTTACGTTCCCCATACCCCGGATGAAGTCCGGGAAATGCTCGATGTCATCGGCGCAGGTTCCATTGAAGAGCTGTTCGCCGAAATTCCGGAGGACCTCAGGCCCAAGAGCTTCGACCTGCCCGAAGGCCTGAGCGAAATGGACGTGCTCATGCGCCTGGAAGCCATGGCCGCCCGTAACGCCACCGACAAGGCAAGCTTCCTCGGCGCCGGATTCTACGACCACTACATCCCGGCCACCGTGGATGCACTGACCATGCGCGGCGAATTCTATACGGCTTATACGCCGTATCAGCCCGAGGCCAGCCAGGGCACGCTGCAGGCAATTTTCGAATACCAGACCGCCGTCAGCCGTCTCATGGGCATGGAGTGCTCCAACGCGTCCGTCTATGACGGGGGCACCGCCCTGTACGAAGCCCTGATGATGGCCGTGCGCAAGACCAAGCGCCGCAAAGTAGTAGTGAGCGAAGCGCTCAACCCGATCTACCGGGTCATGCTCGACTCCTACACCTCCAACCTGAATCTGGAATTCGTCTCCGTCCCGCACAAGGACGGCATGACCGACATTGAAGGGATCAAGGCCGCCATCGACAAGGAAACCGCCGCGGTCATGGTGCAGAACCCGAACTTCTTCGGCTCCGTCAACGACTTCACCGAGCTTTTCAAGACCGCCGCCGAGCAGAAGGCTGTCTCCATCATTTCCTCTTACCCGGTCCTTCAGACCCTGCTCAAGACACCGGGCGAAATGGGTGCCGACATCGCCGTGGCGGAAGGCCAGAGCCTCGGAATGCCGCTTTCGTTCGGCGGTCCCTACCTCGGCATCATGACCTGCACCAAGAAGATGGTGCGCCAGATGCCCGGGCGCATCGTGGGCCGGACCAAGGACACCGAAGACCGTACCGGCTACGTGCTCACCCTGCAGGCGCGTGAGCAGCACATCCGCCGCCAAAAAGCGACATCCAACATCTGCTCCAACCAGTCGCTGTGCGCCCTGCGCGCGCTGGCACACATCTGCTCCCTCGGCGAGCAGGGCCTGCGCCGCGCCGCGCGCCTCTCCATCGAACGCGCGCACCAGCTGGCCGACAGGCTCACTGCCATCGAGGGAGTCGAGATGCTGACCAAGGGCGCTTTCGGCAACGAGTTTGCCGTAACCCTGCCGGTTCCCGCATTCGACCTCATCGGCAACATGCTGGAGAAGGGCTTCGTGCCCGGGTTCCCGCTGGGTCGCTACTATGAAGGGCTGGAAAACGGACTGCTGCTGGCGTGCACCGAAAAGACCACCGAGGAACAGATCGGCGTATTCGTCGAGATGATGAAGGGGGCGTTGAAGTAA
- the lpdA gene encoding dihydrolipoyl dehydrogenase, producing the protein MAYDIAVIGAGPGGYDAATEAASFGLKVALVEKGDLGGTCLNWGCIPTKVILGATSAVEELASQRKMKVADGEVNIDYAALATRKDKLIAGTRKAMVQRLKQLGVDLYTGLGRIPTSGKVSVETPEGTQEIEAANIIVATGSKPTFFPGLAPDGERVMDSNDFLAMTEMPESLIVVGAGFIGLEMAQAAHRMGAKVTVVDAMDRVAPLEDPEVSKTLQSIFKRWKWDVRLGVRVQSVKTESDKAVLTLEGGDVVEADKALVAVGRGPVSNNLGLEELGATLERGTIKVNEYLEAAPGIYAIGDVNGIIQLAHAASHQAHYAASRIAGKTEAAYESGPVPSVLYGAPETMRVGLMPEQLRVEGRPCETSKFAFAGNPIAQSHASTQGFCKVIWSDNKVVGVTAVGHDASRLTTPATMIVQEGWTPNDIHGTIFPHPSLDEALLNALKAERTECK; encoded by the coding sequence ATGGCATACGATATCGCAGTCATAGGTGCCGGTCCCGGTGGATACGACGCGGCGACCGAAGCCGCTTCCTTCGGCCTGAAGGTCGCGCTGGTGGAGAAGGGTGATCTGGGCGGAACCTGCCTCAACTGGGGCTGCATTCCGACCAAGGTCATCCTCGGCGCCACCTCTGCCGTGGAAGAACTCGCCAGCCAGCGCAAAATGAAGGTCGCAGACGGTGAAGTGAACATCGACTATGCCGCTCTGGCCACACGCAAGGACAAGCTCATCGCCGGAACTCGCAAGGCCATGGTCCAGCGCCTGAAACAACTCGGCGTGGACCTCTACACCGGCCTCGGCCGCATCCCGACCTCCGGCAAAGTGAGCGTCGAGACTCCCGAAGGCACGCAGGAAATTGAAGCCGCGAACATCATCGTGGCCACCGGCTCCAAGCCCACGTTCTTCCCCGGCCTTGCACCCGACGGCGAACGCGTCATGGACTCCAACGACTTCCTCGCCATGACCGAGATGCCCGAAAGTCTCATCGTGGTCGGCGCGGGTTTCATCGGTCTCGAAATGGCACAGGCCGCGCACCGCATGGGCGCAAAAGTCACTGTCGTGGATGCCATGGACCGCGTCGCACCGCTGGAGGACCCCGAAGTCTCCAAGACGTTGCAGTCCATCTTCAAACGCTGGAAATGGGACGTGCGCCTCGGCGTACGCGTGCAGTCCGTCAAAACCGAAAGCGATAAAGCCGTCCTCACCCTCGAAGGCGGAGACGTGGTCGAAGCCGACAAGGCCCTCGTCGCCGTAGGACGCGGCCCCGTTTCCAACAACCTCGGACTCGAAGAACTGGGCGCAACGCTCGAACGCGGCACCATCAAAGTCAATGAATACCTTGAAGCCGCCCCCGGCATTTACGCCATCGGCGACGTCAACGGCATCATCCAGCTCGCGCACGCCGCGAGCCATCAGGCCCACTACGCTGCCTCCCGCATCGCCGGAAAGACCGAAGCGGCCTATGAATCCGGCCCCGTGCCCAGCGTCCTGTACGGCGCACCAGAAACCATGCGCGTCGGCCTGATGCCCGAACAGCTCAGAGTCGAAGGACGACCCTGCGAAACCTCCAAATTCGCCTTCGCAGGCAACCCCATCGCCCAGTCACACGCCTCAACGCAAGGCTTCTGCAAGGTGATCTGGAGCGACAACAAAGTGGTCGGCGTCACCGCCGTGGGACACGACGCCTCACGGCTGACCACCCCCGCCACCATGATCGTACAGGAAGGATGGACGCCCAATGACATACACGGCACCATCTTCCCGCATCCATCACTGGACGAAGCACTCCTGAACGCACTCAAAGCTGAACGCACCGAATGCAAATAG
- the nikR gene encoding nickel-responsive transcriptional regulator NikR, with translation MGKTIRFGVSLDSDLLEKFDKLCDDRSYQTRSEAIRDLIRKALVEREWEDSEGELAGTLTLVYDHHSSGLTQKLTELQHDAHDVIQTTMHIHLDHHNCLEVIVLKGDADTIKSLGQKLISTKGVKHGELALTTTGRDLI, from the coding sequence ATGGGTAAGACTATCAGATTCGGTGTATCCCTCGATTCCGACCTGCTGGAAAAATTCGACAAGCTCTGTGATGATCGCAGCTACCAGACCCGCTCCGAAGCCATCCGCGACCTCATTCGCAAGGCTCTGGTGGAGCGCGAATGGGAAGACTCCGAAGGTGAGCTGGCCGGCACTCTCACCCTCGTTTACGACCACCACAGCAGCGGCCTGACTCAGAAGCTCACCGAGTTGCAGCACGACGCGCACGACGTGATCCAGACCACCATGCACATCCATCTGGACCACCACAACTGCCTCGAAGTGATCGTGCTCAAAGGTGACGCAGACACCATCAAGAGCCTTGGCCAAAAGCTCATCTCCACCAAGGGCGTCAAACACGGCGAACTCGCACTCACCACCACCGGAAGGGACCTCATCTGA
- the gcvPB gene encoding aminomethyl-transferring glycine dehydrogenase subunit GcvPB has translation MKTIFEKSVPGREGCWPCDGIGEEAYIPRELLRDGEAGLPSSGELDVVRHFTKLSQRNFGVDGNFYPLGSCTMKYNPKFTELVAGMPGFTRLHPVMPQLQGAGRFCQGALEVMYDTEQLLCELTGMHAYTMHPMAGAHGELTGVMLMAAYHKDKGNKKSKIIVPDSAHGTNPASAAVAGYEVVSIESRDGIVDPEALREVLDDEVAGVMMTCPNTLGLFETHLPEIVSMLREVDALLYYDGANLNAIMGQMKVGDAGFDIVHLNLHKTLGTPHGGGGPGSGPVGVSKRVEPYLPISRVEKMEDGQFALSYDHPKSIGYVAPFYGNFGVYLKAYAYMLRLGRTGLSRASEHAVLAANYMRKRLEKHFEIPFNRTCMHEFVASAVRQAEKGVRALDIAKALLDKGHHAPTVYFPLIVKECMMVEPTETESKATLDRFVDDLIAIAEQADADPESLHQCPTTLPVTRLDETFAARAMQLTQDMVED, from the coding sequence ATGAAGACCATATTCGAAAAATCCGTGCCCGGCCGCGAAGGCTGCTGGCCCTGCGACGGCATCGGCGAAGAGGCATACATCCCCCGCGAACTCCTGCGCGACGGCGAAGCCGGGCTGCCCAGCTCCGGCGAGCTGGACGTGGTACGCCATTTCACCAAGCTCTCCCAGCGCAACTTCGGCGTGGACGGCAATTTCTATCCGCTCGGCTCCTGCACCATGAAGTACAACCCCAAGTTCACCGAGCTGGTGGCCGGGATGCCAGGCTTCACGCGGCTGCATCCCGTCATGCCCCAGCTTCAGGGAGCAGGGCGGTTCTGTCAGGGCGCGCTGGAAGTCATGTACGACACCGAGCAGCTGCTTTGCGAGCTCACCGGCATGCACGCCTACACCATGCACCCCATGGCAGGCGCACACGGCGAACTCACTGGCGTCATGCTCATGGCCGCCTATCATAAGGACAAGGGCAACAAGAAAAGCAAGATCATCGTTCCCGACTCCGCGCACGGCACCAACCCGGCCTCGGCAGCTGTCGCCGGCTACGAAGTGGTCTCCATCGAATCCCGTGACGGAATCGTGGACCCCGAAGCTCTGCGCGAAGTGCTCGACGACGAAGTCGCGGGGGTCATGATGACCTGTCCGAACACCCTCGGCCTGTTCGAGACCCATCTGCCCGAGATCGTCAGCATGCTCCGCGAGGTGGACGCGCTCCTGTACTACGACGGAGCCAACCTGAACGCCATCATGGGTCAGATGAAAGTCGGCGACGCCGGTTTCGACATCGTGCACCTCAACCTTCACAAGACACTCGGCACCCCGCACGGCGGAGGCGGCCCCGGCTCCGGTCCTGTTGGTGTTTCCAAACGCGTCGAGCCGTATCTGCCCATTTCCCGCGTGGAAAAGATGGAAGACGGCCAGTTCGCCCTGAGCTACGACCACCCCAAATCCATCGGCTACGTGGCACCGTTCTACGGCAACTTCGGCGTTTACCTGAAGGCCTACGCCTACATGCTTCGCCTCGGCCGCACCGGCCTTTCCCGCGCATCCGAGCACGCCGTGCTCGCCGCAAACTACATGCGCAAGCGCCTTGAAAAACACTTCGAGATTCCTTTCAACCGGACCTGCATGCACGAGTTCGTGGCCAGCGCGGTCCGTCAGGCGGAGAAGGGCGTGCGCGCGCTCGACATCGCCAAGGCGTTGCTGGACAAGGGCCACCACGCTCCCACGGTCTACTTCCCGCTCATCGTCAAGGAATGCATGATGGTCGAGCCCACTGAGACCGAGAGCAAGGCCACTCTGGACCGCTTTGTGGACGACTTGATCGCCATCGCCGAACAGGCCGACGCCGATCCCGAAAGCCTGCACCAGTGCCCGACCACGCTGCCCGTCACCCGACTGGACGAGACCTTTGCAGCAAGGGCCATGCAGCTCACGCAGGACATGGTCGAGGACTAG
- a CDS encoding glutamate synthase-related protein: MARPINKNYHEFRIERDRGLCIDCGACVRQCTYDAHWTDDESGKVVHDNTKCIGCHRCEAICPTGALNIRLNKSEFRPNANWRPVFMQNIYKQAQTGGVLLAATGSPVDLPVYWDRMLLDASQVTNPSIDPLREPMELKTFLGSKPKGLQVETGKDGNPELKTRLAPQIELETPIMFAGMSFGAINLNLHKAMAMAAQETGTAYNTGEGGLHKSLYEYGGNTIVQVASGRFGVNREYLNAGVGIEIKVGQGAKPGIGGHLPGEKISEAISETRMVPLGSDAISPAPHHDIYSIEDLLQLIFALKEASEYRQPISVKIAAVHNVAAIASGVVRAGADIVTVDGMRGGTGAAPAMTRDNVGIPIELALAAVDQRLRDEGIRHKASVVAAGGIRCSADVLKAIALGADAVYIGTAALLAVGCTLCGRCYTGKCPWGIATNDPKIAKRQKPDEAAERMANLIKAWSHEIKDMLGGMGLNSIESVRGNRDKLRAVGLSDAEMDILGIKHAGR; the protein is encoded by the coding sequence ATGGCGAGACCAATCAATAAAAACTATCACGAATTTCGCATCGAGCGTGACCGCGGCCTCTGCATCGACTGCGGAGCGTGTGTCCGCCAGTGCACCTACGACGCACACTGGACCGACGATGAAAGCGGAAAGGTGGTGCACGACAACACCAAATGCATAGGGTGCCACCGTTGCGAAGCCATCTGCCCGACGGGTGCCCTGAACATACGTTTGAACAAGTCTGAATTTCGCCCCAACGCCAACTGGCGACCCGTGTTCATGCAGAATATCTACAAGCAGGCCCAGACCGGGGGCGTTCTGCTGGCTGCAACGGGGTCGCCCGTGGATCTCCCTGTCTACTGGGATCGCATGTTGCTGGACGCCAGTCAGGTCACTAACCCGTCCATTGATCCCCTGAGAGAGCCGATGGAGCTCAAGACATTTCTCGGCAGCAAGCCCAAAGGCCTTCAGGTAGAAACCGGCAAAGACGGAAATCCTGAACTGAAGACCCGGCTTGCTCCTCAGATAGAGCTGGAGACTCCAATCATGTTCGCAGGCATGAGCTTCGGGGCCATCAACCTCAACCTGCACAAGGCCATGGCCATGGCAGCGCAGGAAACCGGCACCGCCTACAACACGGGCGAGGGCGGACTGCATAAATCATTATATGAATACGGTGGCAATACCATCGTGCAGGTCGCATCCGGTCGGTTCGGAGTGAACCGTGAATACCTGAATGCGGGCGTGGGCATTGAGATCAAGGTAGGGCAGGGCGCCAAGCCCGGCATCGGAGGGCATCTGCCCGGAGAAAAAATCAGCGAGGCCATCTCGGAAACCCGCATGGTTCCGCTCGGCTCCGACGCCATCAGCCCTGCGCCGCATCACGATATCTATTCCATCGAAGACCTTCTTCAGCTCATTTTCGCACTGAAGGAAGCCAGCGAATACAGACAGCCGATTTCCGTCAAGATCGCGGCCGTTCATAATGTGGCCGCCATCGCATCGGGCGTGGTTCGCGCCGGAGCGGACATCGTCACCGTGGACGGAATGCGCGGCGGCACCGGAGCCGCTCCGGCCATGACGCGCGACAACGTAGGTATCCCCATAGAATTGGCTCTGGCGGCCGTTGATCAGCGGCTCAGGGACGAAGGGATTCGGCACAAGGCGAGCGTTGTCGCTGCGGGTGGCATCCGCTGTTCCGCCGATGTGCTCAAGGCCATCGCCCTCGGTGCGGATGCGGTCTACATCGGAACCGCTGCGCTTCTCGCTGTCGGCTGCACCCTCTGCGGACGCTGCTACACCGGCAAATGCCCGTGGGGCATCGCCACCAACGACCCGAAGATCGCCAAGCGTCAGAAGCCGGACGAGGCCGCCGAAAGAATGGCGAACCTGATCAAGGCTTGGAGCCATGAAATCAAGGACATGCTAGGCGGCATGGGCCTCAACTCGATCGAAAGCGTGCGCGGCAATCGCGACAAGCTTCGCGCTGTCGGTCTGTCCGACGCGGAAATGGACATCCTCGGCATCAAGCACGCCGGACGGTAG
- the gcvH gene encoding glycine cleavage system protein GcvH: MVPNGLKYAKSHEWVLVENDIATIGITQFAQEQLGDLTFVEMPSVGDTLEQGEEFGSVESVKAASELYAPVSGEVVEVNEELEDAPEKVNEDPYGEGWMLKVKISAEPEGLLDAEAYQAQLDSEDH, encoded by the coding sequence ATGGTTCCCAATGGTCTCAAGTACGCCAAATCCCACGAATGGGTTCTCGTCGAGAACGATATCGCCACCATCGGCATCACCCAGTTCGCTCAGGAGCAGCTGGGAGACCTGACCTTCGTGGAAATGCCCTCCGTGGGCGACACACTGGAGCAGGGCGAAGAGTTCGGCTCCGTCGAGTCCGTCAAGGCGGCCAGCGAACTGTATGCTCCCGTCTCCGGCGAAGTGGTGGAAGTGAATGAGGAGCTTGAAGACGCTCCCGAAAAGGTCAACGAAGATCCCTACGGTGAAGGCTGGATGCTCAAGGTCAAGATCAGCGCCGAACCGGAAGGACTTCTGGACGCCGAGGCCTATCAGGCCCAGCTGGATTCCGAAGACCACTAG
- a CDS encoding class I SAM-dependent methyltransferase, which translates to MTHASDIHASSNRVEAEIAGRIWLLDREADLETLWERMDEGDLDDDERLPYWAEVWPASVLLGEWISRNAELVRGRKCLDVGCGLGLTALVAADLGAEVVAFDYIPRALHYAHVNAKLNDVQQPLWMAMDWRYPAVTPESFDFIWAGDVLYEKRFFDPLTALFRHALAPGGRIWIGEPVRTVSRPVWDDLENAGFAPVKLTTESVPLCGQHPRVNLWEMRNPAD; encoded by the coding sequence ATGACGCACGCATCGGACATACACGCAAGCTCCAACCGGGTTGAGGCCGAGATTGCCGGACGCATCTGGCTGTTGGATCGCGAGGCGGATCTTGAAACGCTTTGGGAGCGCATGGATGAAGGCGATCTGGATGATGACGAGCGGCTGCCCTACTGGGCCGAGGTCTGGCCTGCAAGCGTGTTGCTTGGTGAGTGGATCAGCCGTAACGCAGAACTTGTTCGCGGTAGAAAATGCCTCGACGTGGGCTGCGGTCTCGGGTTGACGGCGCTCGTTGCAGCAGATCTCGGTGCGGAGGTGGTCGCGTTCGATTACATCCCGCGCGCACTGCATTACGCCCACGTCAACGCGAAGCTCAACGATGTTCAGCAGCCTCTGTGGATGGCCATGGACTGGCGTTATCCGGCTGTAACACCCGAAAGCTTCGACTTTATCTGGGCAGGGGACGTGCTCTATGAAAAACGCTTTTTCGACCCTCTGACCGCCCTGTTTCGTCATGCTCTGGCGCCCGGCGGCAGGATATGGATAGGTGAGCCGGTCAGGACCGTCTCCAGACCCGTCTGGGACGATCTTGAAAATGCCGGTTTCGCCCCGGTCAAGCTGACCACGGAAAGCGTTCCGCTCTGCGGCCAGCATCCCCGCGTCAACCTTTGGGAAATGCGTAATCCGGCCGACTGA
- a CDS encoding aspartate aminotransferase family protein gives MTASFDTIRDREQSLMMQTYGRYPLAVSKAQGCTLFDLEGNEYLDLLSGIAVCSLGHSRPELADVMAEQARKMVHVSNLFYQNEQLDLAEKLLDTCDADRVFFSNSGAEANEGAIKLARRYMRKVRQTDAAEVITLQQSFHGRTLSTLTATGQEGPIKDGFDPLPPGFTTVPFANVEALKDALSPNTAAVMIEMVQGEGGVRPLPHEYVEALKELRKEYGFLIIVDEVQTGMCRTGRFWAHQHYGLVPDIFTSAKALANGLPMGAVLATEEVAKGFEPGSHATTFGGGALVSAVAAKVIDIMRHDKLDQRAAQLEEWFKLEATKLAQRHPDKVKGARGLGLLLGIELTFEGKDVWKALLDRRIVCNLTQGNILRLVPPLIIEKEDLKRFLKELEEVLEA, from the coding sequence ATGACCGCTTCATTCGACACGATACGTGACAGGGAACAGTCCCTCATGATGCAGACCTACGGCCGCTACCCGCTGGCCGTTTCAAAAGCTCAGGGCTGCACGCTTTTTGACCTTGAAGGCAACGAATACCTTGACCTTCTTTCCGGTATCGCCGTGTGCAGTCTGGGCCACAGTCGTCCTGAGCTGGCGGACGTCATGGCCGAGCAGGCACGAAAAATGGTGCACGTATCCAACCTGTTTTACCAGAACGAACAGCTTGATCTTGCCGAGAAACTGCTCGACACCTGTGATGCTGACCGCGTCTTTTTTTCCAACTCCGGCGCGGAAGCCAACGAAGGCGCCATCAAGTTGGCCCGTCGGTACATGCGAAAAGTACGGCAGACGGATGCCGCCGAGGTCATTACACTTCAGCAGTCGTTCCACGGTCGTACCCTTTCGACCCTGACCGCCACCGGACAGGAAGGTCCCATCAAGGACGGCTTCGATCCCCTGCCCCCGGGCTTTACCACGGTCCCCTTCGCAAACGTCGAGGCACTCAAGGATGCCCTCTCCCCGAACACCGCCGCTGTGATGATAGAAATGGTTCAAGGCGAAGGCGGCGTGCGCCCCCTGCCCCACGAGTACGTGGAAGCCCTCAAGGAGCTGCGCAAAGAGTACGGCTTTCTGATAATCGTCGATGAAGTGCAGACTGGCATGTGCCGTACCGGACGCTTCTGGGCACACCAGCACTACGGTCTCGTGCCCGATATCTTCACGTCCGCCAAGGCCCTCGCCAACGGCCTGCCCATGGGCGCCGTCCTCGCCACCGAAGAAGTCGCCAAAGGCTTTGAACCCGGCTCACACGCCACCACCTTCGGAGGCGGTGCGCTCGTGTCCGCAGTCGCTGCCAAAGTGATAGACATCATGCGGCACGACAAGCTCGATCAGCGCGCAGCCCAGCTCGAAGAATGGTTCAAACTCGAAGCAACCAAACTCGCCCAACGCCACCCGGACAAAGTCAAAGGTGCACGCGGCCTTGGTCTGCTGCTCGGAATCGAACTCACCTTCGAAGGGAAAGACGTCTGGAAAGCCCTGCTCGATCGCAGAATCGTCTGCAATCTCACACAGGGCAACATCCTGCGACTTGTCCCGCCACTCATCATCGAAAAAGAAGATCTGAAACGATTCCTTAAAGAACTGGAAGAAGTTTTAGAGGCATAG